One part of the Arabidopsis thaliana chromosome 1 sequence genome encodes these proteins:
- a CDS encoding ERD (early-responsive to dehydration stress) family protein yields MATLADIGLAAAINILSALIFLLLFAILRIQPFNDRVYFPKWYLKGVRSSPVNSGAFVSKIMNLDFRSYVRFLNWMPDALKMPEPELIDHAGLDSAVYLRIYLIGLKIFGPIALLSWSILVPVNWTSDGLQLAKLRNVTSSNIDKLSISNVERGSDRFWAHLVMAYAFTFWTCYVLMKEYEKIAAMRLSFLQSEKRRADQFTVLVRNVPPDSDESISENVQHFFLVNHPDHYLTHQVVYNANELAKLVEDKKKMQNWLDYYQLKYTRNKEQRPRMGFLGLWGKKVDAMDHYTAEIEKLSEQIMEERKRIKKDDKSVMQAAFVSFKTRWGAAVCAQTQQTKNPTEWLTEWAPEAREMYWPNLAMPYVSLTVRRFVMHIAFFFLTFFFIIPIAFVQSLASIEGIEKSAPFLSPIVKNKLMKSLIQGFLPGIVLKLFLIFLPTILMIMSKFEGFISISSLERRAAFRYYIFNLVNVFLGSVITGSAFEQLDSFLKQSANDIPRTVGVAIPIKATFFITYIMVDGWAGVAGEIFRLKPLVIFHLKNFFFVKTEKDREEAMDPGQIDFYATEPRIQLYFLLGLVYAPVTPVLLPFIIFFFGFAYLVFRHQIINVYNQKYESAGAFWPDVHGRIISALIISQILLLGLMSTKGKVQSTPFLLVLAILTFGFHRFCKGRYESAFVINPLQEAMIKDTLERAREPNLNLKGFLQNAYVHPVFKDEEDSDEEGLIEDSDDEDCVVVQTKRQRSRRTTVASSNASRGSSQSTPFNQLDLGKGKPET; encoded by the exons ATGGCGACATTAGCAGATATTGGACTAGCAGCAGCGATTAATATTCTAAGTGCATTGATATTTCTATTGCTATTTGCAATCTTGAGGATTCAACCATTCAATGATAGGGTTTATTTCCCTAAATGGTACTTAAAAGGTGTTAGAAGCAGCCCTGTGAATTCGGGTGCTTTCGTTAGCAAGATTATGAATTTGGACTTTCGATCATACGTTCGGTTTTTAAACTGGATGCCTGATGCTCTTAAGATGCCAGAGCCTGAACTTATTGATCATGCTGGTTTGGATTCTGCTGTTTACTTGAGGATTTACTTGATTGG GCTTAAGATCTTTGGTCCGATTGCATTACTTTCATGGTCAATTTTAGTACCTGTAAATTGGACAAGTGATGGATTGCAGCTAGCAAAACTTCGTAATGTAACATCGAGTAATATCGATAAGCTTTCGATTTCGAATGTCGAACGTGGATCAGACAG GTTTTGGGCACATCTTGTGATGGCTTATGCATTCACATTTTGGACTTGCTATGTACTAATGAAGGAATATGAGAAAATTGCTGCAATGCGGTTATCTTTTCTCCAATCAGAGAAGCGACGTGCTGATCAATTCACT GTTCTGGTTAGGAACGTACCACCGGACTCAGACGAGTCGATTAGCGAAAACGTGCAGcatttctttcttgttaaCCACCCAGACCATTATCTTACACATCAG GTGGTGTACAATGCAAATGAATTGGCTAAATTGGtagaagacaagaagaaaatgcAGAATTGGTTAGATTACTACCAGTTGAAGTATACAAGAAACAAGGAACAACGGCCACGG ATGGGATTTCTCGGGCTATGGGGCAAAAAAGTAGATGCAATGGATCATTATACAGCAGAGATCGAGAAACTTAGCGAGCAA ATAATGGAAGAAAGGAAGAGGATAAAGAAAGATGACAAAAGTGTAATGCAAGCAGCTTTTGTGTCTTTTAAAACGCGTTGGGGCGCTGCGGTCTGCGCGCAGACACAACAGACGAAGAATCCAACTGAATGGTTAACCGAATGGGCTCCTGAGGCAAGAGAAATGTACTGGCCAAATCTCGCAATGCCTTACGTATCTCTCACTGTAAGGAGATTTGTAATGCACATcgccttcttcttcctcacgtTCTTTTTCATCATCCCAATCGCATTTGTGCAATCCTTAGCGAGTATTGAAGGTATCGAGAAATCCGCTCCGTTCCTCAGTCCCATTGTCAAAAA CAAGTTAATGAAATCATTGATCCAAGGTTTTCTTCCCGGTATTGTCTTGAAGCTCTTTTTGATATTCCTGCCAACAATATTGATGATCATGTCGAAATTCGAAGGGTTTATTTCAATATCATCGTTAGAGAGAAGAGCGGCTTTTCGATACTATATTTTCAACCTTGTGAATGTTTTCCTCGGTAGCGTAATCACTGGATCTGCTTTTGAACAGCTCGattcttttcttaaacaatCCGCAAACGA CATTCCGCGGACAGTTGGAGTCGCGATACCGATAAAAGCAACGTTCTTTATAACGTATATAATGGTAGACGGTTGGGCGGGTGTGGCGGGAGAAATCTTTAGGCTGAAACCATTAGTCATTTTCCATTTAaagaacttcttctttgtgaaaactgaaaaggaTAGAGAAGAAGCTATGGATCCGGGACAGATTGATTTCTACGCTACCGAGCCTCGGATTCAACTATACTTCCTCCTTGGCCTTGTCTACGCTCCTGTCACTcctgttcttcttcctttcatcatcttcttctttggtttcgCCTACCTCGTCTTCCGTCATCAG ATCATAAATGTGTACAATCAGAAGTATGAGAGTGCGGGTGCATTCTGGCCAGACGTTCATGGACGTATAATATCGGCATTGATCATCTCACAAATCCTTTTGTTGGGATTAATGAGCACGAAAGGAAAAGTTCAGTCCACACCTTTCCTCCTCGTTCTAGCGATTCTCACCTTCGGTTTTCATCGGTTTTGCAAAGGCCGGTACGAATCGGCATTCGTCATTAACCCGTTGCAG GAAGCTATGATTAAGGATACATTGGAACGAGCAAGAGAACCAAACTTGAATCTTAAAGGGTTTCTTCAGAATGCATATGTTCATCCTGTTTttaaagacgaagaagattcAGATGAAGAGGGACTAATCGAGGATTCAGATGACGAAGATTGTGTAGTTGTACAAACCAAACGTCAAAGATCACGGAGAACCACCGTTGCGAGCAGCAATGCGAGCCGTGGCTCGTCACAATCAACGCCTTTTAATCAACTTGATTTGGGTAAGGGGAAACCGGAGACTTGA
- a CDS encoding ERD (early-responsive to dehydration stress) family protein, producing the protein MATLADIGLAAAINILSALIFLLLFAILRIQPFNDRVYFPKWYLKGVRSSPVNSGAFVSKIMNLDFRSYVRFLNWMPDALKMPEPELIDHAGLDSAVYLRIYLIGLKIFGPIALLSWSILVPVNWTSDGLQLAKLRNVTSSNIDKLSISNVERGSDRFWAHLVMAYAFTFWTCYVLMKEYEKIAAMRLSFLQSEKRRADQFTVLVRNVPPDSDESISENVQHFFLVNHPDHYLTHQVVYNANELAKLVEDKKKMQNWLDYYQLKYTRNKEQRPRVKMGFLGLWGKKVDAMDHYTAEIEKLSEQIMEERKRIKKDDKSVMQAAFVSFKTRWGAAVCAQTQQTKNPTEWLTEWAPEAREMYWPNLAMPYVSLTVRRFVMHIAFFFLTFFFIIPIAFVQSLASIEGIEKSAPFLSPIVKNKLMKSLIQGFLPGIVLKLFLIFLPTILMIMSKFEGFISISSLERRAAFRYYIFNLVNVFLGSVITGSAFEQLDSFLKQSANDIPRTVGVAIPIKATFFITYIMVDGWAGVAGEIFRLKPLVIFHLKNFFFVKTEKDREEAMDPGQIDFYATEPRIQLYFLLGLVYAPVTPVLLPFIIFFFGFAYLVFRHQIINVYNQKYESAGAFWPDVHGRIISALIISQILLLGLMSTKGKVQSTPFLLVLAILTFGFHRFCKGRYESAFVINPLQEAMIKDTLERAREPNLNLKGFLQNAYVHPVFKDEEDSDEEGLIEDSDDEDCVVVQTKRQRSRRTTVASSNASRGSSQSTPFNQLDLGKGKPET; encoded by the exons ATGGCGACATTAGCAGATATTGGACTAGCAGCAGCGATTAATATTCTAAGTGCATTGATATTTCTATTGCTATTTGCAATCTTGAGGATTCAACCATTCAATGATAGGGTTTATTTCCCTAAATGGTACTTAAAAGGTGTTAGAAGCAGCCCTGTGAATTCGGGTGCTTTCGTTAGCAAGATTATGAATTTGGACTTTCGATCATACGTTCGGTTTTTAAACTGGATGCCTGATGCTCTTAAGATGCCAGAGCCTGAACTTATTGATCATGCTGGTTTGGATTCTGCTGTTTACTTGAGGATTTACTTGATTGG GCTTAAGATCTTTGGTCCGATTGCATTACTTTCATGGTCAATTTTAGTACCTGTAAATTGGACAAGTGATGGATTGCAGCTAGCAAAACTTCGTAATGTAACATCGAGTAATATCGATAAGCTTTCGATTTCGAATGTCGAACGTGGATCAGACAG GTTTTGGGCACATCTTGTGATGGCTTATGCATTCACATTTTGGACTTGCTATGTACTAATGAAGGAATATGAGAAAATTGCTGCAATGCGGTTATCTTTTCTCCAATCAGAGAAGCGACGTGCTGATCAATTCACT GTTCTGGTTAGGAACGTACCACCGGACTCAGACGAGTCGATTAGCGAAAACGTGCAGcatttctttcttgttaaCCACCCAGACCATTATCTTACACATCAG GTGGTGTACAATGCAAATGAATTGGCTAAATTGGtagaagacaagaagaaaatgcAGAATTGGTTAGATTACTACCAGTTGAAGTATACAAGAAACAAGGAACAACGGCCACGGGTAAAG ATGGGATTTCTCGGGCTATGGGGCAAAAAAGTAGATGCAATGGATCATTATACAGCAGAGATCGAGAAACTTAGCGAGCAA ATAATGGAAGAAAGGAAGAGGATAAAGAAAGATGACAAAAGTGTAATGCAAGCAGCTTTTGTGTCTTTTAAAACGCGTTGGGGCGCTGCGGTCTGCGCGCAGACACAACAGACGAAGAATCCAACTGAATGGTTAACCGAATGGGCTCCTGAGGCAAGAGAAATGTACTGGCCAAATCTCGCAATGCCTTACGTATCTCTCACTGTAAGGAGATTTGTAATGCACATcgccttcttcttcctcacgtTCTTTTTCATCATCCCAATCGCATTTGTGCAATCCTTAGCGAGTATTGAAGGTATCGAGAAATCCGCTCCGTTCCTCAGTCCCATTGTCAAAAA CAAGTTAATGAAATCATTGATCCAAGGTTTTCTTCCCGGTATTGTCTTGAAGCTCTTTTTGATATTCCTGCCAACAATATTGATGATCATGTCGAAATTCGAAGGGTTTATTTCAATATCATCGTTAGAGAGAAGAGCGGCTTTTCGATACTATATTTTCAACCTTGTGAATGTTTTCCTCGGTAGCGTAATCACTGGATCTGCTTTTGAACAGCTCGattcttttcttaaacaatCCGCAAACGA CATTCCGCGGACAGTTGGAGTCGCGATACCGATAAAAGCAACGTTCTTTATAACGTATATAATGGTAGACGGTTGGGCGGGTGTGGCGGGAGAAATCTTTAGGCTGAAACCATTAGTCATTTTCCATTTAaagaacttcttctttgtgaaaactgaaaaggaTAGAGAAGAAGCTATGGATCCGGGACAGATTGATTTCTACGCTACCGAGCCTCGGATTCAACTATACTTCCTCCTTGGCCTTGTCTACGCTCCTGTCACTcctgttcttcttcctttcatcatcttcttctttggtttcgCCTACCTCGTCTTCCGTCATCAG ATCATAAATGTGTACAATCAGAAGTATGAGAGTGCGGGTGCATTCTGGCCAGACGTTCATGGACGTATAATATCGGCATTGATCATCTCACAAATCCTTTTGTTGGGATTAATGAGCACGAAAGGAAAAGTTCAGTCCACACCTTTCCTCCTCGTTCTAGCGATTCTCACCTTCGGTTTTCATCGGTTTTGCAAAGGCCGGTACGAATCGGCATTCGTCATTAACCCGTTGCAG GAAGCTATGATTAAGGATACATTGGAACGAGCAAGAGAACCAAACTTGAATCTTAAAGGGTTTCTTCAGAATGCATATGTTCATCCTGTTTttaaagacgaagaagattcAGATGAAGAGGGACTAATCGAGGATTCAGATGACGAAGATTGTGTAGTTGTACAAACCAAACGTCAAAGATCACGGAGAACCACCGTTGCGAGCAGCAATGCGAGCCGTGGCTCGTCACAATCAACGCCTTTTAATCAACTTGATTTGGGTAAGGGGAAACCGGAGACTTGA
- a CDS encoding ERD (early-responsive to dehydration stress) family protein (ERD (early-responsive to dehydration stress) family protein; FUNCTIONS IN: molecular_function unknown; INVOLVED IN: biological_process unknown; LOCATED IN: endomembrane system, membrane; EXPRESSED IN: pollen tube; CONTAINS InterPro DOMAIN/s: Protein of unknown function DUF221 (InterPro:IPR003864); BEST Arabidopsis thaliana protein match is: ERD (early-responsive to dehydration stress) family protein (TAIR:AT1G11960.1); Has 1443 Blast hits to 1265 proteins in 190 species: Archae - 0; Bacteria - 0; Metazoa - 185; Fungi - 708; Plants - 430; Viruses - 0; Other Eukaryotes - 120 (source: NCBI BLink).), with the protein MATLADIGLAAAINILSALIFLLLFAILRIQPFNDRVYFPKWYLKGVRSSPVNSGAFVSKIMNLDFRSYVRFLNWMPDALKMPEPELIDHAGLDSAVYLRIYLIGLKIFGPIALLSWSILVPVNWTSDGLQLAKLRNVTSSNIDKLSISNVERGSDRFWAHLVMAYAFTFWTCYVLMKEYEKIAAMRLSFLQSEKRRADQFTVLVRNVPPDSDESISENVQHFFLVNHPDHYLTHQVVYNANELAKLVEDKKKMQNWLDYYQLKYTRNKEQRPRMGFLGLWGKKVDAMDHYTAEIEKLSEQIMEERKRIKKDDKSVMQAAFVSFKTRWGAAVCAQTQQTKNPTEWLTEWAPEAREMYWPNLAMPYVSLTVRRFVMHIAFFFLTFFFIIPIAFVQSLASIEGIEKSAPFLSPIVKNKLMKSLIQGFLPGIVLKLFLIFLPTILMIMSKFEGFISISSLERRAAFRYYIFNLVNVFLGSVITGSAFEQLDSFLKQSANDIPRTVGVAIPIKATFFITYIMVDGWAGVAGEIFRLKPLVIFHLKNFFFVKTEKDREEAMDPGQIDFYATEPRIQLYFLLGLVYAPVTPVLLPFIIFFFGFAYLVFRHQKYESAGAFWPDVHGRIISALIISQILLLGLMSTKGKVQSTPFLLVLAILTFGFHRFCKGRYESAFVINPLQEAMIKDTLERAREPNLNLKGFLQNAYVHPVFKDEEDSDEEGLIEDSDDEDCVVVQTKRQRSRRTTVASSNASRGSSQSTPFNQLDLGKGKPET; encoded by the exons ATGGCGACATTAGCAGATATTGGACTAGCAGCAGCGATTAATATTCTAAGTGCATTGATATTTCTATTGCTATTTGCAATCTTGAGGATTCAACCATTCAATGATAGGGTTTATTTCCCTAAATGGTACTTAAAAGGTGTTAGAAGCAGCCCTGTGAATTCGGGTGCTTTCGTTAGCAAGATTATGAATTTGGACTTTCGATCATACGTTCGGTTTTTAAACTGGATGCCTGATGCTCTTAAGATGCCAGAGCCTGAACTTATTGATCATGCTGGTTTGGATTCTGCTGTTTACTTGAGGATTTACTTGATTGG GCTTAAGATCTTTGGTCCGATTGCATTACTTTCATGGTCAATTTTAGTACCTGTAAATTGGACAAGTGATGGATTGCAGCTAGCAAAACTTCGTAATGTAACATCGAGTAATATCGATAAGCTTTCGATTTCGAATGTCGAACGTGGATCAGACAG GTTTTGGGCACATCTTGTGATGGCTTATGCATTCACATTTTGGACTTGCTATGTACTAATGAAGGAATATGAGAAAATTGCTGCAATGCGGTTATCTTTTCTCCAATCAGAGAAGCGACGTGCTGATCAATTCACT GTTCTGGTTAGGAACGTACCACCGGACTCAGACGAGTCGATTAGCGAAAACGTGCAGcatttctttcttgttaaCCACCCAGACCATTATCTTACACATCAG GTGGTGTACAATGCAAATGAATTGGCTAAATTGGtagaagacaagaagaaaatgcAGAATTGGTTAGATTACTACCAGTTGAAGTATACAAGAAACAAGGAACAACGGCCACGG ATGGGATTTCTCGGGCTATGGGGCAAAAAAGTAGATGCAATGGATCATTATACAGCAGAGATCGAGAAACTTAGCGAGCAA ATAATGGAAGAAAGGAAGAGGATAAAGAAAGATGACAAAAGTGTAATGCAAGCAGCTTTTGTGTCTTTTAAAACGCGTTGGGGCGCTGCGGTCTGCGCGCAGACACAACAGACGAAGAATCCAACTGAATGGTTAACCGAATGGGCTCCTGAGGCAAGAGAAATGTACTGGCCAAATCTCGCAATGCCTTACGTATCTCTCACTGTAAGGAGATTTGTAATGCACATcgccttcttcttcctcacgtTCTTTTTCATCATCCCAATCGCATTTGTGCAATCCTTAGCGAGTATTGAAGGTATCGAGAAATCCGCTCCGTTCCTCAGTCCCATTGTCAAAAA CAAGTTAATGAAATCATTGATCCAAGGTTTTCTTCCCGGTATTGTCTTGAAGCTCTTTTTGATATTCCTGCCAACAATATTGATGATCATGTCGAAATTCGAAGGGTTTATTTCAATATCATCGTTAGAGAGAAGAGCGGCTTTTCGATACTATATTTTCAACCTTGTGAATGTTTTCCTCGGTAGCGTAATCACTGGATCTGCTTTTGAACAGCTCGattcttttcttaaacaatCCGCAAACGA CATTCCGCGGACAGTTGGAGTCGCGATACCGATAAAAGCAACGTTCTTTATAACGTATATAATGGTAGACGGTTGGGCGGGTGTGGCGGGAGAAATCTTTAGGCTGAAACCATTAGTCATTTTCCATTTAaagaacttcttctttgtgaaaactgaaaaggaTAGAGAAGAAGCTATGGATCCGGGACAGATTGATTTCTACGCTACCGAGCCTCGGATTCAACTATACTTCCTCCTTGGCCTTGTCTACGCTCCTGTCACTcctgttcttcttcctttcatcatcttcttctttggtttcgCCTACCTCGTCTTCCGTCATCAG AAGTATGAGAGTGCGGGTGCATTCTGGCCAGACGTTCATGGACGTATAATATCGGCATTGATCATCTCACAAATCCTTTTGTTGGGATTAATGAGCACGAAAGGAAAAGTTCAGTCCACACCTTTCCTCCTCGTTCTAGCGATTCTCACCTTCGGTTTTCATCGGTTTTGCAAAGGCCGGTACGAATCGGCATTCGTCATTAACCCGTTGCAG GAAGCTATGATTAAGGATACATTGGAACGAGCAAGAGAACCAAACTTGAATCTTAAAGGGTTTCTTCAGAATGCATATGTTCATCCTGTTTttaaagacgaagaagattcAGATGAAGAGGGACTAATCGAGGATTCAGATGACGAAGATTGTGTAGTTGTACAAACCAAACGTCAAAGATCACGGAGAACCACCGTTGCGAGCAGCAATGCGAGCCGTGGCTCGTCACAATCAACGCCTTTTAATCAACTTGATTTGGGTAAGGGGAAACCGGAGACTTGA
- a CDS encoding ERD (early-responsive to dehydration stress) family protein, with protein MATLADIGLAAAINILSALIFLLLFAILRIQPFNDRVYFPKWYLKGVRSSPVNSGAFVSKIMNLDFRSYVRFLNWMPDALKMPEPELIDHAGLDSAVYLRIYLIGLKIFGPIALLSWSILVPVNWTSDGLQLAKLRNVTSSNIDKLSISNVERGSDRFWAHLVMAYAFTFWTCYVLMKEYEKIAAMRLSFLQSEKRRADQFTVLVRNVPPDSDESISENVQHFFLVNHPDHYLTHQVVYNANELAKLVEDKKKMQNWLDYYQLKYTRNKEQRPRVKMGFLGLWGKKVDAMDHYTAEIEKLSEQIMEERKRIKKDDKSVMQAAFVSFKTRWGAAVCAQTQQTKNPTEWLTEWAPEAREMYWPNLAMPYVSLTVRRFVMHIAFFFLTFFFIIPIAFVQSLASIEGIEKSAPFLSPIVKNKLMKSLIQGFLPGIVLKLFLIFLPTILMIMSKFEGFISISSLERRAAFRYYIFNLVNVFLGSVITGSAFEQLDSFLKQSANDIPRTVGVAIPIKATFFITYIMVDGWAGVAGEIFRLKPLVIFHLKNFFFVKTEKDREEAMDPGQIDFYATEPRIQLYFLLGLVYAPVTPVLLPFIIFFFGFAYLVFRHQVKTKETNSLLLSNNKVTFGFYADHKCVQSEV; from the exons ATGGCGACATTAGCAGATATTGGACTAGCAGCAGCGATTAATATTCTAAGTGCATTGATATTTCTATTGCTATTTGCAATCTTGAGGATTCAACCATTCAATGATAGGGTTTATTTCCCTAAATGGTACTTAAAAGGTGTTAGAAGCAGCCCTGTGAATTCGGGTGCTTTCGTTAGCAAGATTATGAATTTGGACTTTCGATCATACGTTCGGTTTTTAAACTGGATGCCTGATGCTCTTAAGATGCCAGAGCCTGAACTTATTGATCATGCTGGTTTGGATTCTGCTGTTTACTTGAGGATTTACTTGATTGG GCTTAAGATCTTTGGTCCGATTGCATTACTTTCATGGTCAATTTTAGTACCTGTAAATTGGACAAGTGATGGATTGCAGCTAGCAAAACTTCGTAATGTAACATCGAGTAATATCGATAAGCTTTCGATTTCGAATGTCGAACGTGGATCAGACAG GTTTTGGGCACATCTTGTGATGGCTTATGCATTCACATTTTGGACTTGCTATGTACTAATGAAGGAATATGAGAAAATTGCTGCAATGCGGTTATCTTTTCTCCAATCAGAGAAGCGACGTGCTGATCAATTCACT GTTCTGGTTAGGAACGTACCACCGGACTCAGACGAGTCGATTAGCGAAAACGTGCAGcatttctttcttgttaaCCACCCAGACCATTATCTTACACATCAG GTGGTGTACAATGCAAATGAATTGGCTAAATTGGtagaagacaagaagaaaatgcAGAATTGGTTAGATTACTACCAGTTGAAGTATACAAGAAACAAGGAACAACGGCCACGGGTAAAG ATGGGATTTCTCGGGCTATGGGGCAAAAAAGTAGATGCAATGGATCATTATACAGCAGAGATCGAGAAACTTAGCGAGCAA ATAATGGAAGAAAGGAAGAGGATAAAGAAAGATGACAAAAGTGTAATGCAAGCAGCTTTTGTGTCTTTTAAAACGCGTTGGGGCGCTGCGGTCTGCGCGCAGACACAACAGACGAAGAATCCAACTGAATGGTTAACCGAATGGGCTCCTGAGGCAAGAGAAATGTACTGGCCAAATCTCGCAATGCCTTACGTATCTCTCACTGTAAGGAGATTTGTAATGCACATcgccttcttcttcctcacgtTCTTTTTCATCATCCCAATCGCATTTGTGCAATCCTTAGCGAGTATTGAAGGTATCGAGAAATCCGCTCCGTTCCTCAGTCCCATTGTCAAAAA CAAGTTAATGAAATCATTGATCCAAGGTTTTCTTCCCGGTATTGTCTTGAAGCTCTTTTTGATATTCCTGCCAACAATATTGATGATCATGTCGAAATTCGAAGGGTTTATTTCAATATCATCGTTAGAGAGAAGAGCGGCTTTTCGATACTATATTTTCAACCTTGTGAATGTTTTCCTCGGTAGCGTAATCACTGGATCTGCTTTTGAACAGCTCGattcttttcttaaacaatCCGCAAACGA CATTCCGCGGACAGTTGGAGTCGCGATACCGATAAAAGCAACGTTCTTTATAACGTATATAATGGTAGACGGTTGGGCGGGTGTGGCGGGAGAAATCTTTAGGCTGAAACCATTAGTCATTTTCCATTTAaagaacttcttctttgtgaaaactgaaaaggaTAGAGAAGAAGCTATGGATCCGGGACAGATTGATTTCTACGCTACCGAGCCTCGGATTCAACTATACTTCCTCCTTGGCCTTGTCTACGCTCCTGTCACTcctgttcttcttcctttcatcatcttcttctttggtttcgCCTACCTCGTCTTCCGTCATCAGGtaaaaacaaaggaaacaaactCTCTTTTACTATCAAACAACAAGGTAACATTTGGTTTCTATGCAGATCATAAATGTGTACAATCAGAAGTATGA